From Enterococcus mundtii:
CTTTTCTTTTGCCACATCAGGTAAAGCACAAGTCCAAGCATTAAAATAAGCAAAATAGTCGCACCGATCATCCACCAATTGACACCAGAATCAATCATTACGTCTTCTCGATTTAACTTGCGGGCTTCATCGGCTTCAATCGTAAATTCACGCGTCCATGACCATTCATTCTCTCCCGATGTAGCTGTTAATTCTAGGACATAGTTCCCACTTCGAAAACGGTCGCCTTCTAAAGAAATCGGGAAGTTGAAATTAGAATTTGGGGCCATCTGCATCATTTCTTTCTCCGCCTTGTAGAGAACCTCATTCTCCCCTACTCGTTTTACGGTCGCTTCCACCGCCAATTGATTGACAAAAGTGGGCGTAAAGTTTTGTAACGTGGCGCTGATCACATTGCGGTAGTTCAATTGATCTGCAAACACATCTAATAGTTCCAACTCCGGTTGCACCGAGTCTCGAGTATTACTAACGACCACACCAACCACATGGGCAAACTCATTCTTGATAGCTACGCCTTCTCCTCCTGGGGCATCGCTATCTTCCTCTTCTTTTACTTCGGTGATCCTTAAACCGCCGGCTAAATACCCTTCAAAGGCGTCTTTAGGCATTTGCAGAGGAATTTCTATAACCTTTGTTTCATTTCCAGCTAAAGCAATGACCTCCGAAGGAGTCATCAGCTCATCCAAGGAGTGGATTAAGGATGGATCCGCTTCTTCAACATCTTTGCCATACTCGACATTCCCCAAAGTATTAGTATAAGCTGTATGCGGTGTCACCTGAACGTTGATTGGTTCTGAACTGGAATTTCCGACTTCTAGTCGCAAAGTCTCTTTTTGTCCAGGAGGGAGTAATAACTCATAGTATCCTTTACTTTCATCCACTTGGCTCTCTGGAAAAAGAGGGGTAACATACGTATTTAAACTCGCTTCTTCGGCCTGGACCGCCCGTGGCAAGAAAAAGAAGAGCGCTATAAGCAACCATAGACTTTTTTGTATCGTTTGTTTGTGTATCATTTGTCATAATCCTTTCTAAAAAAGCAGCGTCACAGAATTCTGTAACGCTGCCAGTGACTAATGGAACATGGAAATAGGAATGGTTTACTTCTTAAACCGCATCAGGTTCCTCATTATCTGGTGTTAGTTCTAATTCCCATGTCAATGTAGAGGTATACGTTACTGCATCTTTGGCAGTCGAGCCAGGAACAAACAATTGGATCGCCTTATTTTCGACGACATCTACCCCATCTTCCACTTGTTTTGCAAGCGCATCATGATCTCCCCAAACAACGGAAGAAGTTCCGCCACCCTTTTGGTTAGCAGCCGTCATGACCGGCACGGCCTCTTCACTTGGAATCAACTCTAAACCACTTGCGTGAATCGTCGGTTCCTGATTTGCATCATCGACACTGTAACGAAGGGAAGGATCGAATAACGTGATTTTGGCGCCTTTTAACACACTATTTAGGGTATCTGTTTTTGCTTGAAATTCACTTAAACTCACGCTCAGTTCCCATCCTTCATTGGTACCACGGGTGTCTTGAACTTGTGCCATACTGACATAAGGAATCATATTTTCCTCGCCTGTTGTCCCGGCTTTCTGTTGCATTTCCGCAATCATGTTGTAATGTTCATCAGCAGTTGAGATCACTTTCGTTCCAAAGTTCATTGTTGGAACTGTTGCAATCGTTAGTGGTCCTGTACCAGGAATTGGTGGGATCGTCACATCTGGACCTTCAGGATCAGGTTCTACTACTGTGTCTTCAATATTTGGAGTGAAGGTGACCTGACCGGTCGTTGTTGTTTTACGTACTTCTTTTGACTCTGGGTTTTCCTCTTCAGCGAAAGCCTGTACACCTCCTGCGAAAATCGTGGTTGATAATGCGGCTACAGTTGCTAAACGAATAAATTTCATACTTAAATTCCTGCTTTCTTTTAATTAATTTTCTTGTGTTGCTTTTCTTTTTTTATTCCCTACGACTAATAAAACACCTGCCACTAAGAAACTTCCAATCCATAGCCCAAGTGAGCTACCGGTCATATTGGTTTTTGGCAAAGTTCCTCCTGGCTTTTGTGGGCTGGTGCTGGGAGGTGGATCTGGTGGACCGATTGGTTCATAAGTTCCTGTAAACCCAATAGATCCTTCTGACTCGACGGATTGGACCTGTGTACCATACACCTGCAGGGGAAATTGTATCGCTATTATTAGGGACATTAGACCAATCATAAGACCAATAGTTTTTCGCATCTTCCCTCCTCCTTTAACATCTATCTCAAAAACTATCGTTTTTGGGTGTACAGCAAAATAGACATCTGAACTTGTCAGATGTCTAAAGTAATGTTGTTAAATTGGTGTTTCGATGACTTAGCATACATAAGTATTCGTTATTCTAAAAAACGATGGTTTCTAATACGTTTTAGTGAATAAACAAGGCTTAACCTTCAGCCTTCCTTATACTCATTATCTTATAATAATTTATACAAGATTAAAAATCACAATTTTCACCTCGTCATGCATATCTAGAAAACAACAAAAAAAACAAATGAAATCATGGATTCATCAGAATGAATGGGAGAAAATAATTAGTGCTCAAAAAAAAATAAAAGGTAAGGATCAAAAATATTTAAGTTTTTTGATCCTTATCTTTTATTTTTCTTGCTCAACTTCGATGTCATTTTCTAATTTAAGTGTTTAAAAGCGAAATAGAAAGTCCAACAGGGTATACTCTGTTGGACTTTAGGTAAATTTCTTACTAAGCCTAATTAAGTAAATAGCTGAAAGAACTATAAAATAAGTAAAAAAGGATCAAAAACTTAAACGTTTCTGACCCCCTTTGTAAATTAATGATAGTTTATTTCTATCTACCTAATCTTTTTTCTGCTTCCCTGTAGACTTCTTTTTCGTTCCGTTTGCCGATCACTACAATTTCAATTATTTCAATTCCTAAGTCAGACTGTTTGAATATCACTCGCAAACCTAATTTTTTATGTTTCATTTTTTTACAATCTGCCAGTTTTCCTCTAAGAGGTTGCCCAGTGTCTAATCCAAATTCCTCAATTTTTTTTAAAGACTTCCTTATTTGCAATTTTTGACTATTGTCTAGTTTTTCATAATCTTTTTTTGAAGCAGAAGTGTATTTTATTTTGTAACTCATTCCCACTCGTCCTCAATGCTATCTAAGTCTTCTCTCCAATTCTTTCCCATAACCTCTTCGGCAGAGAAATATTTTGGAGCAGAGATTTCAAAAGGAATTTTTTGCTTACTAACTATTTGTTTGAAATAGATATTAATGGCGGTTGTAAAATCAAGTCCTAAAGCTTCTAATGTTTCTGCTGTATTCTTCTTCAATTCAGAATCCAAATTAACGTTCAATCTTTCTTTTGTTGACATCTAACCCCTCCTCTTTATACACCTATTATACTCATTTAAGGTGTATAAGTCAAGAGTTTGATATCTCGATTTATGATTTATTATCGTTTAAAGTTACTCATACGTAACTGTGTAGAAAATGGTTCTGCGCCAAACAAAACGATCGCACTATTCTTTTTGACTACACGCAAGTATTGTGACCACAATTCTTCCCAGGGCAAAATAGTATCCCAGGAACAAGCAGTAGTTCCATATGGCAAGTCGCAAATGATCGTATCGATCGATCCGGAATTTTTTTCATTCCTTCTAAGCAATCTTCAAAGTAAATCGTATCTTTTTGAATCATAGGTTTCTCCTCTATGATTCAGGCCTGAATCTAATGGTTTAGTCAAGTCTTGATACGTTTACTATACAGGGTAGCTGTTCCCTGTTGAGTCTGCTTAAACGACTATGAAAGGTGGAAATGCTTCGCAATAAAGTAGATCACATCTACTGTCACACTATTTCCTGCTTGTTTATATAGTTGGCTGTCAGAAACCTTCTGCTCAAAGGGAGAGTTATAATGATCCATACGTTCAACCAAAATTCTTTGTGCAACTTGTTTACTGCCGAATTTGGCTGCTAGAAATGCCCAATCTGGAAACGATTGAAGCCTCCAGCACTCTAAAGGTGTTAATTTACGAACCTGAAAATCTCTCTGTGCTAAATTATTTGGATCCTCATCCGCATTATTGCGTATTTCATTCACAACAATTTTCGGCTGTTGCCCACCTCCTTGCATGGTATTTAACGTTGGACAAATCCCTTCAGGAGAATAGACACTGACCGCTGATCGATAACGTCCATCAATCTTTCCTTCTACTATGATTCCGTGGCGATCTTGTGCGGTAAGTGTGAACATTTCTTCTCCATTATTTTTTATTCTTCGACCATTCTGTCGAACTTCATCTTTATCTGGAGATATTATAGGAATCGCTATCTTATTTCCTTCTCCTTTGTTTGTCGTAAGAGTTGGAGCGATCCCCTCTATACTACTAACCTGACCATTCATACCATCCCCACTAGGATTTACATTTCCGACTACAATTTGTTTTGGCATTTTATAATCAGTAGCCGTTAAAGTTCCCATTAATCCGTTAGTATAATAGGTTCGTTCTCGAAAATTTGTATTTAAGTTATTGCGTTTATTTGTCGTCCCAGCTATATTGATTTTTGCTGATTTTTGATCAACTGATTTTTCTTCTCCTGTGAGAGGTAAAAACTTTCTGGCACCTGACTCTCTAAAATGTCCGACAATAAAGACACGTTCTCGGTTTTGCGGGACAAAATCCTTGCTGTTAAGCACTTGCCATGCCACGTCATACCCCAGTTCATCCAGTGTTCTGAGTATTGTTTCAAACGTAGCTCCGCCATTGTGGTTGAGCAATCCTTTGACATTTTCAAGGAATAAAATGCTAGGTCGCAAAATATGTGCGAAGCGTGCAATCTCAAAAAAGAGAGTTCCTCTAGTATCTGCGAAACCTCGTCTTTTTCCTGCAGAACTGAAAGCCTGGCAAGGAAATCCTCCTGTGATAATGTCCACACGTCCGAATCCTCGAATAGTGTCGTCTGAGATCCTCGTAATATCATGCATTTCCACCTCATTTTCAGTATTAAAGATCGCTTTATAACTCTGTCTAGCATATTTATCAATTTCACAAAAGCCGACACATTTATGTCCTGCTTTTTCCATTCCCATCCGAAAACCGCCTACACCCGCAAATAAATCAATAAAAGTTAGTTGTTTCGATTGTTTCATTCAATATTCTTTCCCACAGCTGTGTTCTTGTATTCAAGCTTGTAAGATAAGAATAATAAAAGAGCGGGTGAAAGAAGGGCATTCAAAAGTCTCAGAAATGTTTAGATTTTTGTTTCTGCTTTAGGACTACCCTCGCTTTTGATCCAGTAATTGGATTGCAGATGTAAACTGAATGAGCGATTTTTTTGAGTCAATCAAAATAATATTCTTCTGATAATGAACTCGCTCGCTGACTAATGATATTGATAAGCCATAA
This genomic window contains:
- a CDS encoding type II toxin-antitoxin system RelB/DinJ family antitoxin translates to MSTKERLNVNLDSELKKNTAETLEALGLDFTTAINIYFKQIVSKQKIPFEISAPKYFSAEEVMGKNWREDLDSIEDEWE
- a CDS encoding type II toxin-antitoxin system RelE family toxin, which produces MSYKIKYTSASKKDYEKLDNSQKLQIRKSLKKIEEFGLDTGQPLRGKLADCKKMKHKKLGLRVIFKQSDLGIEIIEIVVIGKRNEKEVYREAEKRLGR
- a CDS encoding DUF916 and DUF3324 domain-containing protein; the encoded protein is MIHKQTIQKSLWLLIALFFFLPRAVQAEEASLNTYVTPLFPESQVDESKGYYELLLPPGQKETLRLEVGNSSSEPINVQVTPHTAYTNTLGNVEYGKDVEEADPSLIHSLDELMTPSEVIALAGNETKVIEIPLQMPKDAFEGYLAGGLRITEVKEEEDSDAPGGEGVAIKNEFAHVVGVVVSNTRDSVQPELELLDVFADQLNYRNVISATLQNFTPTFVNQLAVEATVKRVGENEVLYKAEKEMMQMAPNSNFNFPISLEGDRFRSGNYVLELTATSGENEWSWTREFTIEADEARKLNREDVMIDSGVNWWMIGATILLILMLGLVLYLMWQKKRARESEKEV
- a CDS encoding LPXTG cell wall anchor domain-containing protein; translated protein: MRKTIGLMIGLMSLIIAIQFPLQVYGTQVQSVESEGSIGFTGTYEPIGPPDPPPSTSPQKPGGTLPKTNMTGSSLGLWIGSFLVAGVLLVVGNKKRKATQEN
- a CDS encoding WxL domain-containing protein, translating into MKFIRLATVAALSTTIFAGGVQAFAEEENPESKEVRKTTTTGQVTFTPNIEDTVVEPDPEGPDVTIPPIPGTGPLTIATVPTMNFGTKVISTADEHYNMIAEMQQKAGTTGEENMIPYVSMAQVQDTRGTNEGWELSVSLSEFQAKTDTLNSVLKGAKITLFDPSLRYSVDDANQEPTIHASGLELIPSEEAVPVMTAANQKGGGTSSVVWGDHDALAKQVEDGVDVVENKAIQLFVPGSTAKDAVTYTSTLTWELELTPDNEEPDAV
- a CDS encoding DNA cytosine methyltransferase → MKQSKQLTFIDLFAGVGGFRMGMEKAGHKCVGFCEIDKYARQSYKAIFNTENEVEMHDITRISDDTIRGFGRVDIITGGFPCQAFSSAGKRRGFADTRGTLFFEIARFAHILRPSILFLENVKGLLNHNGGATFETILRTLDELGYDVAWQVLNSKDFVPQNRERVFIVGHFRESGARKFLPLTGEEKSVDQKSAKINIAGTTNKRNNLNTNFRERTYYTNGLMGTLTATDYKMPKQIVVGNVNPSGDGMNGQVSSIEGIAPTLTTNKGEGNKIAIPIISPDKDEVRQNGRRIKNNGEEMFTLTAQDRHGIIVEGKIDGRYRSAVSVYSPEGICPTLNTMQGGGQQPKIVVNEIRNNADEDPNNLAQRDFQVRKLTPLECWRLQSFPDWAFLAAKFGSKQVAQRILVERMDHYNSPFEQKVSDSQLYKQAGNSVTVDVIYFIAKHFHLS